The sequence below is a genomic window from Halostella salina.
CCGCGCCGTACCGCTCGACGAGGAGGTCGTCGAGCGCCCCGGCGTACGACTCCGGGAACGCCTCGACGCCGCGGAACGTCGGCCGGACCGCGCCGTCCGCGACCGGCACGAACGTGCCGTCCTCGCGCTCGACTAGCCCCAGGTCGAACGCCTCCTCGCGGAGGATCCGCCGAACGACCGCGGGGTGGGGCTGGCCCTCGACGTACTCGCAGACCTCCTCGGGGTCGACCGGCCGGACGTTCCGCAGGTACTTCGCGTTCGACCGGACGGCCTCGCGGCGGTCGGTCATGGCTCCCCCTCCGAGTCGGCGGCCTCGCCAGCAGCCTCGTACAGCGCCGCGAACTCGTCGCCGTCGGCCTCGGCGATCCGGCGGGCGGCGTCGGCGACGGCGTCGGCCCCGTCGAACGTCGCCTGTATCTCCGCGTACACTCCCGGCTCGTTCCCAGTCACCTGCCCGACGAGGTCGAGCAGGCCCTCGTGCACGGGCGTTCGGAGGCCCGCCGGCACGTCGTCGGCCGCGAGCGCGAACGCGAGCACGGCGGCGTGGGCGCTCGCCTGGACGGACTCCATCGCGGCGTCGTGCTCGGCCGGCGTGGTCTCGTACACCTCGTTGCCGGCAGCCGCGAGGTCGGCGAGGACGGCGTCGGTGGTTGGTCCACCCGCGTCGACCACCGCGGCGACGTTGCCGGGCGCGTTCCCCGGCGCGAACATCGGGTGCAGGCTCGCCCGCTCGGCGTCGGGCGCGTGCTCGGCCATCGCCGCGACCGGCCCGGCCATGACGCCCGTCACGTCGAACACCGCCCGCGTCGCACGCGGGGCGTGCTCGGCGATCGCCGCCTCGGCAGCGGAGATCGGCACGGCGACACAGACCGCGTCGAACCGACCGTCGGCGTCGAGCGGGACCGCGCGCCCGCCGACCGCCCCGGCCGCCGCGTCGGCGGCCGCCGCGTCGGCGTCGGCGAAGGCGACGTCGGCGTCCACGGTCCGGGCGAACCAGCGACCCATCGCGCCAGCGCCGACGACCAGCGTCTCCATGGCGATGTCATAGGCCCGCACGGTCCTAAAAGGGGTTCGATCAGCGGGCCGGCGCTAGGGGTTTGGCCGTTCAGACGGACGGACTGCGGTGCCGGCGGCTCAGTCGACGACCAGTTCCTTCTCGTAGTCGACGAGGTTCTCGTAGCCGTCCTCGGTGACGACGACGAAGTCCTCGATCCGGACGCCGCCGACCTCGGGGTCGTACAGGCCCGGCTCGACCGTTATCACATGGCCGGGTTCGAGTTCGCCGCCGTTGGGGGAGACGGTCGGGAGTTCGTGGACGTCGAGGCCGATCCCGTGGCCGGTGCCGTGGATGAACCCCGTCTCGGCCGCCTCGTCGCTCCGGAGGGTCGGGTAGCCCGCGTCCTCGTACACGTCACAGACGGCGTCGTGGACGTCCTCGCCCGTCACGCCGGGCTCGATGGCGTCGAACGCCGCCTCCTGAGCGTCCAGCGTGACCTCGTAGTAGTCCCGCACCGCGTCGGACGGCTCGCCCTTCACGAACGTCCGGGTCATGTCGGCGTGGTAGTTGCTCGCCTTGTCCCGGGGGAAGATGTCGACGACGATCGTCTCGTCGGCCCGGAGCGGCCCGCTGCCGCGGTCGTGGGGGTCGGCCGCGTCCGCGCCGCAGGCGACGATCGTCTCGTCCAGCGCGCAGCCGTGGCGCAGCAGCGTCACCTCTATCTCCTCGGTCACGCGCTCGCTGGTCAGCGGCTCGCCGTCGTGGACGAGCGTGCCGTCCTCGACGTCCGCCGCGGCGATGAGCTCCTCGGCGGCGGCCATCGCGGCCTCGTTGGCACGCTGTGCGGTCCGAATGTGGTCGACCTCCTCGTCGGTTTTGACCGCCCGTATCTCTGTGATCACGTCGTCGGTCTCCGGCACCACGTCGACGCCGAGGTCCCGGAGCGTGTCGGCCATCGCGACGGGGAAGTCCTCGGGGACGGCGACGCGCTCGACGCCGTGGTCGGCGAGGAACGCGGCGCGCGTCCGGCAGCCTCCCTCGTGCTTACCGTACTCCTCGACGTTCGCCCGGGCGTCGTACTCGGCGAGGCGGGCGACGCTGTCGGCCCGGCTCTCCGAGACCGCACGGCCGTACTCCAGCCCGGAGACGAGCAGGTGGGTGCCGTCGGGCGTGTACAGCGTCGTGAACGGGTCGGGCGCGCCGAACCCGGCGAGGTAGAGCTGGTCGGACTCGTCGCCGTCCGCGAAGATCAGGTAGCCGTCCGCGTCGACGTCCGCGAGGTGCGCGTCGAGGTCGGAGAGGTCCGGTTCCATGCGGTTCCCTGCGGGAGGAACCCACAAAACGTGACTGGTTTCCCCGCGGGGGTTGCCGGCGTCGGCCGCCGCGCCAGCGCTGCCGCCTCCGGTAGCCTGATACCGGTGCGGGGAAACTGCCCGTCCATGAACGTCACCGTCTCCCAGTCGGCAGTCACGGGGGTCGCCCGCGCGCCGCCGTCGAAGAGCTACACGCACCGCGCCGTCCTCGCCGCCGGCTACGCCGACGAGGCGACGGTTCGGGACCCCCTCTGGAGCGCCGACACCCGGGCGACGGCCCGCGCCGTGGAGGCGTTCGGCGGAACGGTCGAGCGGACCGGCGGCGAACTCGCGGTCGCGGGCTTTGCCGGCCGCCCCGACGTGCCCGACGACGTGATCGACTGCGCCAACAGCGGGACGACGATGCGGCTCGTCACCGCCGCCGCGGCGCTGGCCGACGGCGCGACGGTGCTCACCGGCGACGGGTCGCTACGGTCCCGCCCCCAGGGGCCGCTGCTGGACGCGGTCGAACAGCTCGGCGGGCGCGCCGAGAGCACGCGCGGCAACGGGCAGGCCCCGCTCGTCGTCGGCGGCCCCGTCGACGGCGGCACCGTCTCGATCCCCGGCGACGTGTCCTCGCAGTACGTCACCGCCCTCCTGATGGCCGGCGCGGTCACCGACGAGGGGATCGCGGTCGACCTCGAAACCGAACTGAAGTCCGCGCCGTACGTCGACATCACCGTCGAGGTGCTCGACGACTTCGGCGTCGACGCCGAACGGACCGCGGACGGCTTTCGCGTCGACGGCGGGCAGTCGTACGCCCCCACGGGCGGCGAGTACCGCGTCCCCGGCGACTTCTCGTCGATGTCGTACCTGCTCGCCGCCGGCGCGGTCGCCGCCGAGGACGGGATCCGGGTCGAGGGGGCACGCCCGAGCGCACAGGGCGACAGCGCCATCGTCGACGTGCTGGCGGACATGGGCGCGTCGGTCGACTGGGACCGCGACGAAGGGGTCATCGAAATCGAGCAGTCGGCCCTCTCCGGGACGACGGTCGGCGTCGGCGACACGCCCGACCTGCTCCCAACCATCGCGGCGCTGGGCGCGGTCGCGGACGGCGACACCCGCATCGTCGACTGCGAGC
It includes:
- a CDS encoding M24 family metallopeptidase: MEPDLSDLDAHLADVDADGYLIFADGDESDQLYLAGFGAPDPFTTLYTPDGTHLLVSGLEYGRAVSESRADSVARLAEYDARANVEEYGKHEGGCRTRAAFLADHGVERVAVPEDFPVAMADTLRDLGVDVVPETDDVITEIRAVKTDEEVDHIRTAQRANEAAMAAAEELIAAADVEDGTLVHDGEPLTSERVTEEIEVTLLRHGCALDETIVACGADAADPHDRGSGPLRADETIVVDIFPRDKASNYHADMTRTFVKGEPSDAVRDYYEVTLDAQEAAFDAIEPGVTGEDVHDAVCDVYEDAGYPTLRSDEAAETGFIHGTGHGIGLDVHELPTVSPNGGELEPGHVITVEPGLYDPEVGGVRIEDFVVVTEDGYENLVDYEKELVVD
- a CDS encoding prephenate dehydrogenase/arogenate dehydrogenase family protein — encoded protein: METLVVGAGAMGRWFARTVDADVAFADADAAAADAAAGAVGGRAVPLDADGRFDAVCVAVPISAAEAAIAEHAPRATRAVFDVTGVMAGPVAAMAEHAPDAERASLHPMFAPGNAPGNVAAVVDAGGPTTDAVLADLAAAGNEVYETTPAEHDAAMESVQASAHAAVLAFALAADDVPAGLRTPVHEGLLDLVGQVTGNEPGVYAEIQATFDGADAVADAARRIAEADGDEFAALYEAAGEAADSEGEP
- the aroA gene encoding 3-phosphoshikimate 1-carboxyvinyltransferase, translated to MNVTVSQSAVTGVARAPPSKSYTHRAVLAAGYADEATVRDPLWSADTRATARAVEAFGGTVERTGGELAVAGFAGRPDVPDDVIDCANSGTTMRLVTAAAALADGATVLTGDGSLRSRPQGPLLDAVEQLGGRAESTRGNGQAPLVVGGPVDGGTVSIPGDVSSQYVTALLMAGAVTDEGIAVDLETELKSAPYVDITVEVLDDFGVDAERTADGFRVDGGQSYAPTGGEYRVPGDFSSMSYLLAAGAVAAEDGIRVEGARPSAQGDSAIVDVLADMGASVDWDRDEGVIEIEQSALSGTTVGVGDTPDLLPTIAALGAVADGDTRIVDCEHVRYKETDRVSAMAEELETLGASVTEKRDELVVHGGDSDLVGATVDGRADHRIVMSLAVAGLVADGETTIRGGEHVDVSFPGFFDVLEGLGAPVQRHDE